In a genomic window of Streptomyces noursei ATCC 11455:
- a CDS encoding TetR/AcrR family transcriptional regulator, whose protein sequence is MRSADGRPVVARADARRNRALVLQAARSAFEERGLAVPLDEIARRAGVGAGTVYRHFPSKEALFREAVRDRMWLFADAAGDLVDADDPGGVFFRFLASVVRLAAPNRALCEVLEAAGEGGPAPADEGPAGPDLEFLVALGVLLSRAQQAGAVRADVDLDDVRTLLAGCLAMERRRSVGRGPAGRDPAPGAAPMGRMTALMLDGLRADRSVTELPVAAPIRHETRCPVCGAPLVAARTGRPARYCGGACRQKAHRARARRTAPPDRG, encoded by the coding sequence GTGCGGAGTGCGGACGGCCGACCGGTGGTCGCTCGCGCGGATGCGCGGCGGAATCGTGCGCTGGTGCTCCAGGCGGCCCGATCCGCCTTCGAGGAACGGGGGTTGGCGGTCCCGCTCGACGAGATCGCCCGACGTGCCGGGGTCGGTGCGGGGACCGTCTACCGCCACTTCCCCTCCAAGGAAGCCCTGTTCAGGGAAGCGGTCAGGGACCGGATGTGGCTGTTCGCCGATGCCGCGGGGGACTTGGTCGACGCGGACGACCCCGGCGGGGTGTTCTTCCGCTTCCTGGCGTCGGTGGTGCGGCTGGCCGCCCCGAACCGGGCGCTGTGCGAGGTGCTGGAGGCGGCCGGAGAGGGCGGCCCGGCACCGGCGGACGAGGGGCCGGCGGGTCCGGATCTGGAGTTCCTGGTGGCCCTCGGCGTGCTGCTGTCCAGGGCCCAACAGGCGGGCGCGGTACGTGCGGACGTCGATCTGGACGACGTCCGCACGCTGCTGGCCGGGTGTCTGGCGATGGAGCGCCGGCGGTCGGTCGGGCGGGGCCCGGCGGGGCGGGACCCAGCGCCCGGCGCGGCGCCGATGGGCCGGATGACGGCGCTGATGCTCGACGGGCTGCGCGCCGACCGGTCCGTAACGGAACTGCCGGTCGCCGCGCCGATTCGTCACGAAACCCGGTGTCCGGTGTGTGGTGCGCCGCTCGTGGCGGCGCGCACCGGGCGGCCCGCGCGGTACTGCGGCGGGGCCTGTCGGCAGAAGGCCCACCGGGCGCGGGCGCGTCGTACCGCTCCCCCGGACCGCGGCTGA
- a CDS encoding GNAT family N-acetyltransferase — MSDLEIRRATEADLPAIVAMLADDPLGASRESPDDLAPYRTAFATLDADPKQHLVVAERDGRVIGTLQLTVIPGLSRRGATRTIIEAVRIHADERGSGLGTELVEWAVAESRRLGCQLVQLTSDATRLDAHRFYERLGFEASHLGFKRQL, encoded by the coding sequence ATGAGCGATCTTGAGATACGACGCGCCACCGAAGCCGACCTGCCGGCCATCGTCGCGATGCTCGCCGACGACCCCCTGGGCGCCAGCCGCGAGTCCCCCGACGACCTCGCGCCCTACCGCACCGCGTTCGCCACGCTGGACGCCGACCCGAAACAGCACCTGGTCGTCGCCGAGCGGGACGGTCGCGTGATCGGCACGCTCCAGCTCACCGTGATCCCCGGCCTCTCCCGGCGCGGCGCCACCCGCACGATCATCGAAGCGGTACGGATCCACGCCGACGAGCGCGGCTCCGGCCTGGGCACCGAGCTCGTCGAGTGGGCGGTCGCGGAGTCCCGCCGCCTCGGCTGCCAGCTCGTCCAGCTCACCTCCGACGCCACCCGCCTCGACGCGCACCGCTTCTACGAGCGCCTCGGCTTCGAGGCGTCCCACCTGGGCTTCAAGCGCCAGCTCTGA
- a CDS encoding MarR family winged helix-turn-helix transcriptional regulator, which yields MAQRTRETATTTQGTASGGLAQGWCALSALHGRIESHIERALQARHGLSVREFSVLNVLSEQHDGPGGHLRMHQVADSVVLSQSATTRLVTRLEERGLLSRYLCPDDRRGIYTNVTPDGLRLLEEARPTHDTALRESLQDAAQRPELAPLVTAVETLGASA from the coding sequence ATGGCGCAGCGGACACGGGAGACGGCCACGACGACGCAGGGCACGGCCTCCGGGGGCCTCGCCCAGGGCTGGTGCGCGCTCTCCGCCCTGCACGGCCGCATCGAGTCGCACATCGAGCGGGCCCTCCAGGCCCGGCACGGCCTCAGCGTCCGGGAGTTCTCGGTCCTCAACGTCCTCAGCGAGCAGCACGACGGACCGGGCGGCCACCTGCGGATGCACCAGGTCGCCGACTCGGTCGTGCTCAGCCAGAGCGCCACCACCCGACTGGTCACCCGGCTGGAGGAGCGCGGGCTGCTCTCCCGCTACCTGTGCCCCGACGACCGGCGCGGCATCTACACCAACGTCACGCCCGACGGGCTGCGCCTCCTCGAAGAGGCCCGCCCCACCCACGACACCGCCCTGCGCGAGTCCCTCCAGGACGCCGCGCAGCGCCCCGAGCTGGCGCCTCTGGTGACGGCGGTCGAGACGCTGGGCGCCTCCGCGTAA
- a CDS encoding HAD family hydrolase yields MSKLHLFDMDGTLLHGSAAAVEISRQLGLDREIAELERAFAAGELTPAGFAQRACVLWAAADLTDDQVQAAFEGAPWMDGIRDVWVDIRARGERCAVISLSPGFFVERLLAWGVDTAHGSRWPAVPLRKPLEPSGILSSSAKVRITDDLCARYGLTRGDCVAYGDSMSDAELFAVVTESVAVNADHHVSDLATYAYTGRDLREAYELVRTGE; encoded by the coding sequence ATGAGCAAGCTGCATCTGTTCGACATGGACGGAACCCTGCTCCATGGCTCCGCGGCCGCCGTCGAGATCTCCCGGCAGCTGGGGCTGGACCGGGAGATCGCCGAGTTGGAACGGGCCTTCGCGGCCGGAGAGCTGACCCCGGCCGGCTTCGCGCAGCGGGCCTGCGTGCTCTGGGCCGCCGCCGACCTGACCGACGATCAGGTGCAGGCGGCCTTCGAGGGCGCGCCGTGGATGGACGGCATCCGGGACGTGTGGGTCGACATCCGGGCGCGCGGCGAGAGATGTGCCGTGATTTCTCTCTCGCCGGGATTCTTCGTCGAACGGCTGCTGGCGTGGGGTGTCGACACCGCGCACGGCTCCCGATGGCCCGCGGTGCCGCTCCGCAAACCGCTGGAACCGTCCGGCATCCTCTCGTCGTCGGCGAAGGTGCGGATCACGGACGACCTCTGTGCGCGGTACGGGCTGACCCGGGGCGACTGCGTGGCGTACGGCGACTCCATGTCGGACGCCGAACTCTTCGCGGTGGTAACGGAGTCGGTGGCGGTGAATGCGGATCACCATGTCAGTGACCTGGCCACATATGCGTACACGGGACGTGATCTGCGTGAGGCTTACGAACTGGTGCGTACCGGCGAGTAA
- a CDS encoding oxidoreductase — protein sequence MQLNLTDKTAVVTGASRGIGLATVRALIDEGVRVVGAARTLTPELKESGAFAVSADLSTADGVATLMDSAFAELGGIDLLVNNVGAGDAVEPVGFMDTDDAQWGAVFDLNLLSAVRAARAALPSLIERRGAIVNVSSINSRLPAAGPVAYSAAKAALAAVGKSLAEEFGPQGVRVNTVSPGVVRTAIWEDPESFGGKVAANVGAEHAAFLRQLPEAFGITSGRITEPREVAALITFLLSDVAGNITGADYVIDGGTIKTL from the coding sequence ATGCAGCTCAACCTCACCGACAAGACCGCCGTCGTCACCGGTGCCAGCCGCGGCATCGGACTGGCCACCGTCCGGGCGCTGATCGACGAGGGGGTGCGGGTCGTCGGAGCGGCCCGCACCCTCACCCCGGAGCTCAAGGAGAGCGGCGCCTTCGCGGTCTCCGCCGACCTGAGCACCGCCGACGGCGTCGCGACCCTGATGGACAGCGCCTTCGCGGAGCTGGGCGGGATCGACCTGCTGGTGAACAACGTCGGCGCCGGGGACGCCGTGGAGCCCGTCGGATTCATGGACACCGACGACGCCCAGTGGGGTGCCGTCTTCGACCTCAATCTGCTGAGCGCGGTCCGCGCCGCCCGCGCCGCGCTGCCCAGCCTGATCGAGCGCCGTGGTGCGATCGTCAACGTCTCCTCCATCAACTCCCGGCTGCCCGCCGCCGGTCCGGTCGCCTACAGCGCGGCCAAGGCGGCCCTGGCCGCGGTCGGGAAGTCGCTGGCCGAGGAGTTCGGGCCGCAGGGCGTGCGCGTCAACACCGTCTCGCCGGGCGTCGTGCGGACGGCCATCTGGGAGGACCCGGAGAGCTTCGGCGGCAAGGTGGCGGCGAACGTCGGCGCGGAACACGCGGCGTTCCTCCGGCAGCTCCCGGAGGCGTTCGGGATCACCAGCGGGCGGATCACCGAACCGCGGGAGGTGGCGGCGCTGATCACCTTCCTGCTCTCCGACGTGGCCGGGAACATCACGGGCGCGGACTACGTCATCGACGGTGGCACGATCAAGACGCTCTGA
- a CDS encoding MerR family transcriptional regulator, whose amino-acid sequence MDDDGELLGIGAFARRVGLTPSALRFYDDCGVLRPDRVDAATGYRRYAARQMARAARLRQLRAAGLPLVDVETVLDGPEDAARNVLRAHLERTRRAADEARAVVEGFLSGTPGEPASRGGAARARVDGPELASAVRQVAPAAAVGTAAEEFPVLGSVLLELAEGEVRLVATDRYRLAVRGLRPEVFEGGPWRVLIAVDAARRMAEWAVRQRAVEVECPAVVDASGIARVRLWSGAEPWEPGAPGTGAAGVGEPGEFPDYRLMLTGLADARHRVIVDRAGLRDAVADRGGAVVSLAFGAVMVPDAEGATHGALEVSGGESDAVRLPAVRTGSGLRISFDPAVLVPVLEAGVGPDVLLEIASEDQPVVVRSADQGSFTAMVMPVRGR is encoded by the coding sequence ATGGACGACGACGGGGAACTCCTGGGCATCGGCGCGTTCGCCCGGCGGGTGGGGCTGACGCCGAGCGCGCTGCGCTTCTACGACGACTGCGGGGTGCTGCGGCCGGACCGGGTGGACGCCGCCACGGGGTACCGGCGCTATGCGGCCCGGCAGATGGCGCGGGCGGCACGGCTGCGGCAACTGCGGGCGGCGGGGCTGCCGTTGGTGGACGTCGAGACCGTGCTCGACGGTCCCGAGGACGCGGCCCGGAACGTGCTGCGGGCCCACCTGGAGCGGACCCGCCGGGCGGCAGACGAGGCGCGGGCCGTGGTGGAGGGCTTTCTGAGCGGGACGCCCGGGGAGCCGGCGTCTCGCGGCGGCGCGGCGCGGGCTCGGGTGGACGGGCCGGAACTCGCCAGCGCGGTGCGGCAGGTGGCGCCCGCGGCGGCGGTCGGCACGGCGGCGGAGGAGTTCCCGGTGTTGGGGTCCGTTCTGCTCGAACTCGCCGAGGGAGAGGTGCGGTTGGTGGCCACCGACCGCTATCGGCTGGCGGTGCGCGGGCTGCGGCCGGAGGTCTTCGAGGGCGGACCGTGGCGGGTGCTGATCGCGGTGGATGCCGCGCGCCGGATGGCGGAGTGGGCGGTGCGGCAGCGGGCGGTCGAGGTGGAGTGCCCGGCCGTGGTGGACGCTTCCGGTATCGCGCGGGTGCGGCTGTGGAGCGGGGCGGAGCCCTGGGAGCCGGGGGCCCCGGGCACGGGGGCCGCCGGAGTGGGCGAGCCGGGGGAGTTCCCGGACTACCGGCTGATGTTGACGGGGCTGGCCGATGCGCGGCACCGGGTGATCGTGGACCGGGCAGGACTGCGGGACGCGGTGGCGGACCGGGGTGGGGCGGTGGTGTCGCTGGCGTTCGGGGCGGTCATGGTGCCGGATGCGGAGGGCGCCACGCACGGGGCGCTGGAGGTGTCGGGTGGGGAGTCCGACGCGGTCCGGCTGCCCGCGGTCCGTACCGGGTCCGGGCTGCGGATCTCCTTCGACCCGGCGGTCCTGGTGCCGGTGCTGGAGGCCGGGGTGGGGCCCGATGTGTTGCTGGAGATCGCGTCGGAGGACCAACCCGTCGTCGTCCGGTCCGCGGACCAGGGGAGTTTCACAGCGATGGTGATGCCGGTGCGGGGCCGTTGA
- a CDS encoding globin domain-containing protein — protein sequence MDAPTTTSADSGSSGGSSGDWGWFTPPAKKSSGDQQARNDNQDGRQASRGDHDEPGERAERERIPSRPVNPIRPVGTAAERETEPEPQWVPRQGPQPGWDTGQQPGPAATAAPVERPEPAAPRPAAEPEPVHEPAARTPFDAFGFVDPRTSAAGSAAPAPVAPPAYAAPAAPLAHAAPVAPPAPSAPAAPSGPPAPPAPSVPEGSAAPAASSAPAASPAPSAPPAPPAAEPSLATLQATGSSDAGASPDAVLIRRTMAEIEPVADKVTSYFYALLFVQHPDLRALFPASMDAQRDRLFKALLTAAQHVDNAEVLTQYLSQLGRGHRKYGTQPDHYPAVGECLLSALSRYATASWSRETEDAWVRAYTAISQIMIDAAAENEAVAPAWWQAEVVAHELRTPDTAVVTVRPDQPYPFRAGQYTSLETPWWPRVWRHYSFASAPRSDGLLSFHVKAVPAGWVSNALVHRARPGDVLRLGGPAGSMTVDHSTGNGLLCVGGGTGIAPIKALIEDIAGHGSRRTVDVFYGARSDHELYDIDTMLRLEQTHPWLTVRPVVAIGPGTRGGPATVTGQLPDAVRKYGPYREYDAYLSGPPGLIRSGVEALVGVGVRAERIRHDSIEELVSTGD from the coding sequence ATGGACGCTCCGACCACCACGTCGGCCGATAGCGGCTCTTCTGGCGGCAGCAGTGGCGATTGGGGTTGGTTCACTCCGCCGGCGAAAAAATCTTCCGGAGATCAACAGGCCCGGAACGACAACCAGGACGGGCGGCAAGCGTCACGGGGCGACCATGACGAGCCGGGCGAACGCGCCGAAAGGGAACGGATACCCAGCCGTCCAGTCAACCCGATACGGCCGGTGGGCACCGCCGCCGAGCGGGAGACCGAGCCGGAGCCGCAGTGGGTGCCGCGACAGGGTCCGCAGCCGGGGTGGGATACGGGACAGCAGCCCGGCCCCGCCGCCACCGCCGCTCCCGTCGAGCGGCCCGAGCCCGCCGCCCCGCGCCCCGCGGCCGAGCCGGAACCGGTGCACGAGCCCGCCGCGCGGACCCCGTTCGACGCCTTCGGCTTCGTCGACCCGCGCACCTCGGCGGCCGGCTCCGCTGCTCCTGCTCCGGTGGCCCCTCCGGCCTACGCGGCTCCTGCGGCCCCTCTGGCCCACGCGGCTCCGGTGGCCCCTCCGGCCCCGTCTGCCCCCGCTGCTCCTTCCGGGCCCCCTGCTCCCCCCGCGCCCTCGGTCCCTGAGGGCTCTGCGGCCCCCGCCGCTTCGTCCGCCCCCGCGGCCTCCCCCGCGCCGTCCGCACCTCCGGCACCCCCCGCCGCGGAACCCTCCCTGGCCACGTTGCAGGCCACCGGCTCGTCCGACGCGGGGGCCTCTCCCGACGCGGTCCTCATCCGCCGCACCATGGCCGAGATCGAGCCCGTGGCCGACAAGGTCACCTCGTACTTCTACGCGCTGTTGTTCGTCCAGCACCCCGATCTGCGGGCGCTGTTCCCCGCCTCGATGGACGCCCAGCGCGACCGGCTCTTCAAGGCGCTGCTCACCGCCGCCCAGCACGTCGACAACGCCGAGGTGCTCACCCAGTACCTCTCGCAACTCGGCCGCGGGCACCGCAAGTACGGCACCCAGCCCGACCACTACCCGGCGGTCGGCGAGTGCCTGTTGAGCGCGCTGTCCCGTTATGCCACGGCCAGCTGGAGCCGGGAGACCGAGGACGCGTGGGTGCGCGCGTACACCGCGATCTCCCAGATCATGATCGACGCGGCGGCCGAGAACGAGGCCGTCGCCCCGGCCTGGTGGCAGGCCGAGGTCGTCGCGCACGAGCTGCGCACCCCCGACACCGCGGTGGTGACGGTCCGCCCGGACCAGCCGTACCCGTTCCGCGCCGGGCAGTACACCAGCCTGGAGACCCCCTGGTGGCCGCGGGTCTGGCGGCACTACTCCTTCGCCTCGGCGCCGCGCTCCGACGGCCTGCTCTCGTTCCATGTGAAGGCGGTGCCGGCCGGCTGGGTCTCCAACGCGCTGGTGCACCGCGCCCGGCCCGGCGACGTCCTGCGGCTCGGCGGGCCGGCCGGCTCGATGACCGTGGACCACTCCACCGGCAACGGCCTGCTGTGCGTCGGCGGTGGCACCGGCATCGCACCCATCAAGGCACTGATCGAGGACATCGCGGGCCACGGTTCCCGGCGCACGGTGGACGTCTTCTACGGGGCGCGCAGCGACCACGAGCTCTACGACATCGACACCATGCTGCGGCTGGAGCAGACCCACCCCTGGCTGACCGTCCGCCCGGTCGTCGCCATCGGGCCGGGCACCCGGGGCGGCCCCGCCACGGTCACCGGCCAACTCCCCGACGCGGTCCGGAAGTACGGCCCGTACCGGGAATACGACGCGTACCTTTCGGGTCCGCCGGGACTGATCCGCAGCGGTGTGGAGGCACTGGTGGGGGTCGGCGTCCGGGCCGAGCGGATACGGCACGACTCCATCGAAGAGCTGGTATCGACGGGAGACTGA
- a CDS encoding MFS transporter: MPLALLALAIGAFGIGTTEFAVMGLLPDMAADFGVSIPLAGYATTVYALGVVVGAPLMTVLGTRFTRKQMLMLLMGLFVVGNLLTGLAPTFGLVLAGRVVAAFTHGAFFGIGSLVAADLVAPEKRAAAISLMFSGLTVANVVGVPAGTLLSQQFGWRTTFYAIAAFGVLGLLGIVKLVPAQGVRAAARIGSELAVFRNPQVGLAMLMTVLGFGGVFAAITYLASMMTEVTGFAPSSVIWLIAVFGLGMVGGNLVSGRFTDRAMMPMLYASLTGLAVVLAGFTYTAHYKIAALVTVGLIGFFGFATVPPLQKRVLDHAAAAPTLASAGNIAAFNFGNALAAWLGGLVISAGLGLTATNWVGALMAVAALGVAVLASSLERRQRGGGRVVAGGGPAVTVDETVPAARS, translated from the coding sequence ATGCCTCTCGCTCTCCTGGCGCTCGCCATCGGCGCCTTCGGGATCGGCACGACCGAGTTCGCGGTCATGGGCCTGCTGCCCGACATGGCGGCCGACTTCGGCGTCTCCATCCCGCTCGCCGGCTACGCGACCACCGTCTACGCCCTCGGGGTGGTGGTCGGCGCGCCCCTGATGACCGTGCTCGGCACCCGCTTCACCCGGAAGCAGATGCTGATGCTGCTGATGGGCCTGTTCGTCGTGGGCAACCTGCTCACCGGTCTCGCGCCCACCTTCGGGCTGGTGCTCGCCGGCCGGGTCGTCGCGGCGTTCACGCACGGCGCGTTCTTCGGCATCGGCTCGCTGGTGGCCGCCGACCTCGTCGCCCCCGAGAAGCGGGCCGCCGCGATCTCGCTGATGTTCAGCGGCCTGACCGTGGCCAACGTCGTGGGCGTGCCCGCCGGCACCCTGCTCAGCCAGCAGTTCGGCTGGCGCACCACCTTCTACGCGATCGCCGCGTTCGGGGTGCTGGGGCTGCTGGGCATCGTCAAGCTGGTCCCGGCGCAGGGGGTCAGGGCGGCCGCCCGGATCGGCAGCGAGCTGGCGGTCTTCCGCAACCCGCAGGTCGGCCTGGCGATGCTGATGACCGTGCTCGGTTTCGGCGGGGTCTTCGCGGCCATCACCTACCTCGCCTCGATGATGACCGAGGTCACCGGCTTCGCACCGTCCTCCGTGATCTGGCTGATCGCGGTCTTCGGCCTCGGGATGGTCGGGGGCAACCTCGTCTCCGGCCGGTTCACCGACCGCGCCATGATGCCGATGCTGTACGCGTCCCTGACCGGGCTGGCGGTGGTGCTGGCCGGGTTCACCTACACCGCGCACTACAAGATCGCTGCGCTCGTCACCGTCGGGCTGATCGGTTTCTTCGGCTTCGCGACCGTGCCGCCGCTCCAGAAGCGGGTGCTCGACCACGCGGCCGCCGCCCCCACCCTGGCCTCGGCCGGCAACATCGCGGCCTTCAACTTCGGCAACGCGCTGGCCGCGTGGCTCGGTGGCCTGGTGATCTCGGCCGGGCTGGGCCTGACCGCGACCAACTGGGTGGGCGCGCTGATGGCCGTCGCGGCGCTGGGCGTGGCGGTGCTGGCCTCCTCCCTGGAGCGCCGGCAGCGGGGCGGTGGACGGGTGGTGGCCGGGGGCGGCCCGGCCGTGACCGTCGACGAGACCGTTCCGGCGGCGCGGAGCTGA
- a CDS encoding pyridoxal-phosphate-dependent aminotransferase family protein: MTAVTANVDAPVLLDLPPLDAARFARIEDKVAALMRTRCDVVATQGEALLPLEACIRSAVRPGSTALNIITGPYGETFGGWLRSCGAEVVTLSAPFTGAVTAEQVADALRERPEIDFVSLVHAEAATGNTNPVAEIGAVVREHGALLMLDAVASVGAEPLLTDEWGVDLCVIGGQKALAGPAGVSAVSVSARAWERIAANEQAPRRSYLSLLDWKERWIDAGRTALPHAPAQLEMLALEQAVDRIEAEGLDRVIARHRAAAAAVRAGVAVLGGPVPYVIRDEHAAPAATTLRTPAGVDAREVVAAAVAADGAVPVQAAAGALAAEMIRVNHYGQAADRAVVLASLAALAAGLRALGLEVDEDAAAGAAGVAWDEVIAAA; encoded by the coding sequence GTGACTGCCGTGACTGCGAATGTCGACGCCCCGGTCCTGCTCGATCTGCCTCCGCTCGACGCCGCCCGTTTCGCGCGGATCGAGGACAAGGTCGCGGCGCTGATGCGCACCCGCTGCGATGTCGTCGCGACACAGGGCGAGGCGCTGCTGCCCCTGGAGGCGTGCATCCGCTCGGCCGTGCGGCCCGGCAGCACCGCCCTCAACATCATCACCGGCCCCTACGGCGAGACCTTCGGCGGCTGGCTGCGCTCCTGTGGCGCCGAGGTGGTCACCCTCAGCGCGCCCTTCACCGGCGCGGTCACCGCCGAGCAGGTGGCGGACGCCCTGCGGGAGCGCCCCGAGATCGACTTCGTGAGCCTGGTGCACGCCGAGGCGGCGACCGGCAACACCAACCCCGTCGCCGAGATCGGTGCGGTGGTGCGTGAGCACGGGGCCCTGCTGATGCTCGACGCGGTCGCCTCGGTGGGTGCCGAGCCGCTGCTCACCGACGAGTGGGGAGTGGATCTGTGTGTGATCGGTGGTCAGAAGGCGCTGGCCGGGCCGGCCGGGGTCTCCGCGGTGTCGGTCAGCGCCCGCGCCTGGGAGCGCATCGCGGCCAATGAGCAGGCGCCGCGCCGTTCGTACCTCTCGCTGCTGGACTGGAAGGAGCGCTGGATCGACGCCGGGCGCACCGCCCTTCCGCACGCCCCGGCGCAGCTGGAGATGCTGGCGCTGGAGCAGGCCGTGGACCGGATCGAGGCGGAAGGGCTGGACCGTGTCATCGCCCGTCACCGGGCCGCTGCCGCGGCCGTCCGGGCGGGTGTCGCGGTGCTCGGCGGGCCGGTGCCCTATGTGATCCGGGACGAGCACGCGGCGCCGGCCGCCACCACGCTCCGCACGCCGGCAGGGGTGGACGCCCGTGAGGTGGTCGCCGCCGCGGTCGCCGCCGACGGCGCGGTTCCGGTGCAGGCCGCCGCCGGTGCCCTGGCGGCGGAGATGATCCGGGTGAACCACTACGGGCAGGCCGCGGACCGCGCGGTGGTGCTTGCCTCGTTGGCGGCGCTGGCGGCCGGCCTGCGGGCGCTGGGGCTGGAGGTCGACGAGGACGCGGCGGCCGGCGCGGCCGGCGTGGCATGGGACGAGGTCATCGCCGCGGCCTGA
- a CDS encoding DUF2269 domain-containing protein codes for MQLSRPVRRALLVVHVAVSVSWLGLTTGLLTLGLAGFTAGSAETAVAAYRAMGVLTDFLVLPVAAASLASGVALSLGTHWGLARYRWVLTKFWSTLLAVGLTLLALRPGIAGLAAAAATGRPAPDPGVLVAPAVASALYLFLTAVSVLKPWGRTRRGGRPRGARSAGNRERAGAPS; via the coding sequence ATGCAGCTCAGCCGGCCCGTCCGCCGGGCCCTCCTCGTCGTCCACGTCGCCGTGTCCGTCAGCTGGCTGGGGCTCACCACCGGACTCCTCACCCTCGGCCTCGCCGGCTTCACGGCCGGCTCCGCGGAGACCGCCGTGGCCGCCTACCGGGCGATGGGGGTCCTCACGGACTTCCTGGTGCTCCCGGTGGCGGCGGCCTCACTGGCCAGCGGTGTCGCGCTCTCCCTCGGTACCCACTGGGGACTGGCCCGGTACCGCTGGGTCCTCACCAAGTTCTGGTCGACGCTGCTGGCCGTCGGGCTGACGCTGCTCGCGCTCCGTCCCGGCATCGCCGGCCTCGCCGCGGCGGCCGCCACCGGCCGTCCGGCGCCCGATCCCGGCGTCCTGGTCGCACCGGCGGTCGCCTCCGCGCTCTACCTCTTCCTCACCGCGGTCTCCGTCCTCAAGCCGTGGGGACGCACCCGACGCGGCGGCCGACCGCGCGGGGCACGGTCGGCCGGGAACCGGGAGCGGGCGGGCGCCCCGTCCTGA
- a CDS encoding serine hydrolase domain-containing protein: protein MPQTRRALLRRLAIAQAEGRAPSMMGAVVRGGQVVWTGARSAVDGEVPHGDVQYRIGSLTKNFVAVLVLRLGDEGLLRLDDTIGTHLKDVPVPEATIAQLLSHSAGLAAESRGPWWERTAGELRPEPADLFGERPRLHPAGRRHHYSNPGYAVLGALVERLRDGTPWGEVLRREVLEPLGMARTTLRPEMPHAGGWAVHPWADVMLPEPAHDTGLMGPAGQLWSTAEDLCRWAAFLLRGDERVLSAASLAEMRTPAVPPEGDDWDAGYGLGTQLVRRSGRRLAGHTGSMPGFLAVLWVDPEEDTAALALANCTSGIPIGTVAADLLKIVAHHEPRIPEPWRPLPGAVDEDLLALTGPWYWGANPFALRLTGSHGLELVTLSGVGRTSRFRAEADGAWTGLDGYYAGETLRAVRAPDGTVTHLDLGTFVFTRGPYEPAGPVPGGVDPEGWRGV, encoded by the coding sequence ATGCCGCAGACGCGGCGGGCGTTGCTGCGACGGCTGGCGATCGCGCAGGCCGAGGGGCGGGCGCCGTCGATGATGGGTGCGGTGGTCCGTGGCGGCCAGGTGGTCTGGACGGGTGCCCGGAGTGCGGTGGACGGTGAGGTGCCGCACGGCGATGTGCAGTACCGGATCGGCTCGCTGACCAAGAACTTCGTGGCTGTGCTCGTGCTCCGGCTGGGGGACGAGGGACTGTTGCGGCTGGACGACACCATCGGGACCCATCTGAAGGACGTCCCGGTGCCCGAGGCAACGATCGCCCAACTCCTGTCGCACAGCGCGGGATTGGCGGCCGAATCCCGTGGTCCGTGGTGGGAGCGGACCGCCGGAGAACTGCGGCCCGAGCCCGCCGATCTGTTCGGCGAGCGGCCGCGGCTGCATCCGGCGGGGCGGCGGCACCACTACTCCAACCCCGGCTACGCCGTGCTCGGGGCGCTGGTCGAGCGGCTGCGGGACGGGACGCCGTGGGGCGAGGTGCTGCGCCGTGAGGTGCTGGAGCCGCTGGGGATGGCCCGTACGACGCTCCGGCCGGAGATGCCGCATGCGGGCGGCTGGGCGGTCCACCCCTGGGCCGATGTGATGCTGCCGGAGCCGGCGCACGACACCGGGCTGATGGGCCCGGCCGGGCAGTTGTGGTCGACGGCCGAGGACCTGTGCCGGTGGGCGGCGTTCCTGTTGCGGGGCGACGAGCGGGTGCTGAGCGCGGCGAGCCTGGCCGAGATGCGGACCCCCGCGGTGCCGCCGGAGGGCGACGACTGGGACGCGGGCTACGGCCTGGGTACCCAGCTCGTCCGGCGGAGCGGGCGCCGGTTGGCCGGGCACACCGGGTCGATGCCGGGGTTCCTGGCGGTGCTGTGGGTCGATCCGGAAGAGGACACCGCGGCGCTCGCGCTGGCGAACTGCACCTCGGGCATCCCGATCGGCACGGTGGCGGCCGACCTCCTGAAGATCGTCGCGCACCACGAACCGCGGATCCCGGAGCCGTGGCGCCCGCTGCCGGGCGCGGTGGACGAGGACCTGCTGGCCCTGACCGGGCCCTGGTACTGGGGCGCGAACCCGTTCGCGCTGCGGCTGACGGGTTCCCACGGACTGGAGTTGGTCACGCTCTCCGGTGTGGGGCGCACCTCGCGCTTCCGCGCCGAGGCCGACGGCGCCTGGACCGGACTGGACGGCTACTACGCGGGCGAGACGCTGCGGGCGGTGCGGGCACCGGACGGTACGGTCACCCACCTCGACCTGGGGACCTTCGTCTTCACGCGTGGACCCTACGAGCCCGCCGGGCCGGTGCCGGGTGGCGTGGACCCCGAAGGCTGGCGGGGCGTCTGA